In one window of Pseudochaenichthys georgianus chromosome 5, fPseGeo1.2, whole genome shotgun sequence DNA:
- the fblim1 gene encoding filamin-binding LIM protein 1, translating to MASAATSKRMVSSVFITLAPPHRATVTPQQQPVLKAHSAPARDKPQTAVRVSPSDNIPVSRLKKEDNSQSEGSLESKGQTRQGASVRHSVPKSPKPAQPEPSRGKIQEDDRGPAELFPAPPPDAALPSSLGTSLSEESALPPPPPPPAQTPPSSSLTPGQQPIYNREVETSTPSSGLKQDEQSHGIQNNGQDTSRESREVCGFCRKPVALSEPAIEALNRTYHDGCFQCRSCHIPLAGKQYYNKAGIPLCEDCYQASLELCWACGEVITDHVIRALERAYHLSCFTCATCKQEIGEQAFAQGEVGEVYCLRDYYRKYAPKCNACNKLIIPKEDGTDSYNVQCLGNSYHENCYRCEVCVIQLSPEPNEHGCYPLEGKLLCKTCHLNLVSGQH from the exons ATGGCATCAGCAGCTACATCAAAAAGGATGGTGTCCTCTGTCTTCATCACTCTGGCACCTCCTCACCGAGCCACCGTGACACCGCAGCAGCAGCCCGTCCTCAAAGCTCACAGCGCCCCGGCCAGAGACAAGCCTCAAACTGCTGTACGAGTCAGCCCGAGTGACAACATCCCCGTCAGCAGACTTAAGAAAGAGGACAACTCACAGTCTGAGGGCAGTTTAGAGAGCAAAGGCCAGACTCGTCAAGGAGCCTCAGTCAGACATTCAGTCCCCAAGAGCCCCAAACCTGCCCAACCTGAACCCAGCAGAGGAAAGATTCAAGAAGATGATAGAGGGCCTGCAG AGCTCTtccctgctcctcctcctgatGCAGCACTTCCTTCATCTTTGGGAACATCGCTCTCTGAAGAATCAGCACTtccaccacctccacctccacctgcacagaCGCCTCCCTCCAGCTCTCTGACCCCAGGCCAGCAGCCCATTTACAACAGAGAG GTGGAAACAAGCACACCATCTAGTGGGTTAAAACAAGATGAACAATCCCATGGGATCCAAAATAATGGGCAAGACACGAGCAGGGAGAGTAGAG AGGTGTGTGGCTTCTGCAGGAAACCTGTGGCTCTATCTGAACCCGCAATAGAGGCCTTGAACAGGACGTACCATGATGGTTGCTTTCAGTGTAGATCTTGTCACATTCCCCTGGCTGGTAAACAGTACTACAACAAAGCAGGAATCCCCCTCTGTGAAGACTGCTACCAg gCTAGTCTGGAGCTTTGCTGGGCCTGTGGGGAGGTTATCACAGATCATGTGATCCGTGCACTGGAGCGAGCGTACCACCTTTCTTGTTTTACCTGTGCAACATGTAAACAGGAAATTGGAGAGCAAGCTTTTGCTCAGGGAGAAGTTGGGGAGGTGTATTGCCTCCGGGACTATTACAG GAAGTATGCTCCAAAGTGTAATGCCTGCAACAAGCTAATCATTCCAAAAGAAGATGGTACTGACAGCTATAATGTTCAATGCCTGGGAAACTCATACCATGAGAACTGCTACAGATGTGAG GTGTGTGTCATCCAGCTCTCTCCTGAACCAAATGAACACGGCTGCTATCCATTGGAGGGGAAGTTGCTCTGCAAAACCTGCCATCTGAACCTGGTTTCTGGCCAGCACTAA
- the LOC117446983 gene encoding transmembrane protein 82-like — translation MFFPFSWILGIFEWIILDSNPLDCFFQGLVGACGIAVLCNLLRVYNFIQTCSDSETETESKQNSSPTGSRLRGNWTTSLQFWFLTVLLSLVGSRVSSLIVLEFSLSSFFLGNSTTVHSALTFDADGRSLELLLIQSQFTLGCGLSCTLGYLHQGAPHSSISLFLAAALSWALASVSHSLWSHVARLYPLHSTERHCGKCITLLASGHTIVASLQRAVVLVFALAAVASTATVYDHFLTQKDALKFWTPLTLCYSILVVYVQEDQQRKPGTEALFHTVVLRLGALLVLVLTVGNWSDVLHVLITFLGEAVSLLPSQDLLRASLQEKEATRVRKYQPNFNRKLKDRRMDTSSDDS, via the exons ATGTTCTTTCCCTTCTCCTGGATCCTGGGAATTTTTGAATGGATTATTTTAGATTCCAACCCACTAGACTGTTTCTTTCAAG GTCTTGTGGGTGCCTGTGGTATAGCAGTGCTGTGCAACTTGTTGAGAGTCTACAACTTTATTCAAACATGCAG TGATTCTGAGACTGAAACTGAAAGCAAACAGAACTCCTCCCCAACTGGCAGTCGTCTGAGAGGAAACTGGACCACATCTCTCCAGTTCTGGTTCCTGACGGTCCTTCTGTCTCTGGTGGGATCGAGGGTTTCCTCTCTGATCGTGCTGGAGTTTTCTCTGAGCTCTTTCTTCCTGGGCAACAGCACGACTG TTCATTCTGCTCTAACATTT GATGCTGATGGCAGAAGCCTGGAGTTGCTGCTGATCCAGAGCCAGTTCACTCTGGGTTGTGGGCTCTCCTGTACTCTGGGCTACCTCCATCAGGGGGCTCCACACAGCTCCATCAGCCTCTTTCTGGCAGCTGCTCTCAGCTGGGCACTGGCAAGTGTCAGCCACAGTCTGTGGAGCCATGTGGCCAGACTCTACCCACTTCATAGCACAGAGCGTCACTGTGGGAAGTGCATCACCCTCCTGGCCTCCGGACACACCATAGTGGCTTCACTGCAAAGAGCGGTCGTCTTGGTCTTCGCTCTAGCAGCTGTGGCTTCCACCGCCACGGTTTATGACCACTTCTTGACCCAGAAGGATGCACTCAAGTTTTGGACTCCATTGACGCTTTGCTACTCCATCCTGGTGGTCTACGTCCAAG AGGATCAGCAGCGTAAGCCCGGCACAGAAGCTCTGTTTCACACTGTGGTGCTACGGCTGGGAGCCCTGCTGGTGCTGGTGCTGACCGTGGGCAACTGGTCCGATGTGCTCCACGTCCTCATCACTTTTCTGGGGGAAGCGGTCAGCCTGTTGCCCTCTCAGGATCTGCTGAGAGCCTCGTTACAG GAAAAAGAAGCTACACGCGTAAGAAAATATCAACCGAACTTCAATCGCAAATTGAAGGATCGTAGGATGGACACATCATCAGATGACAGTTGA